Proteins encoded in a region of the Saccharothrix ecbatanensis genome:
- a CDS encoding tetratricopeptide repeat protein: MARTVRHVHALIGLPALVLAGALALFSAPQVTASQEQPSGQVVTATLPAGVTIPGGNYRGTIVGPNGPVNVTFAVAGGNAPTSAGQNTSARQDTSAPPATSAPSPADEASKVDTTEDTGLPTVLLTILATVLLIGLGLLVVRKILVPRKHNQALRAATALVAAGDYAAAVPALTGLENKLTDKQRARARFFAAFALFRMDDLDEAEHQLGVLNREDPKNPEVAYLLAHLRTERRDYDGAEPVLSAIEGTSGFTPRFRKLLGVIKFRRALEALRDGRVDVASALFAAVETLGDFRDLIPADLRNQHITLGAQALYDRDVVAARKHFEDLEQAALAAEPADREQMNASAELGLALAAWIEDRPDSGSHVDALLTSVARRLDPDGPTELPWPDDALTASVADRLAAMHEGGGEPSALDRTLRDVHLLRAAALLRRWAADPKAAAKVDARLAEVLGRLGAARERDPEFSDTYLTAGLLRYYLAGSDAAREEAAAILQHAQLLGVRDPEVLGILNREARRSRANRDAVDAYLQVLDRYVEDGSVREQVRADLVRRLSRYRKVRDWDSRPEIVQVRVVAPTVAEMNDRSELLRERVGQLLSATGGDLAGARDLVLRLEADSRQLSEQARSVEQKEADLLVLLGDRLLGDYDDS; this comes from the coding sequence ATGGCGCGCACGGTTCGCCATGTACATGCGCTGATCGGCCTGCCCGCCCTGGTGCTGGCCGGGGCGCTGGCGTTGTTCTCCGCGCCGCAAGTGACGGCGTCGCAGGAACAGCCGTCCGGCCAGGTCGTCACCGCCACGCTACCGGCGGGCGTCACGATACCCGGCGGGAACTACCGGGGCACGATCGTCGGGCCGAACGGTCCGGTCAACGTCACGTTCGCGGTCGCCGGCGGGAACGCGCCGACATCAGCCGGACAAAACACGTCGGCCCGTCAGGACACGTCGGCTCCACCGGCCACGTCTGCGCCGAGCCCGGCCGACGAGGCGTCCAAAGTGGACACCACGGAGGACACCGGGCTCCCCACCGTGTTGCTGACGATCCTCGCCACGGTGCTGCTGATCGGCCTCGGCCTCCTGGTCGTCCGGAAGATCTTGGTGCCGCGCAAGCACAACCAGGCCCTGCGAGCGGCGACGGCGTTGGTCGCCGCGGGCGACTACGCGGCGGCGGTGCCCGCGCTGACCGGCCTCGAGAACAAGTTGACCGACAAACAGCGCGCACGGGCCCGGTTCTTCGCCGCGTTTGCGCTGTTCCGGATGGACGACCTCGACGAGGCCGAGCACCAGCTCGGCGTGCTCAACCGCGAGGACCCGAAGAACCCGGAGGTCGCCTACCTGCTCGCCCACCTGCGCACCGAGCGCCGCGACTACGACGGCGCCGAGCCCGTGCTGAGCGCCATCGAGGGCACGTCCGGCTTCACGCCCCGCTTCCGCAAGCTCCTCGGCGTGATCAAGTTCCGGCGCGCCCTGGAAGCGTTGCGGGACGGACGGGTCGATGTCGCGTCGGCGCTGTTCGCCGCCGTGGAGACACTGGGCGACTTCCGCGACCTGATCCCCGCCGACCTGCGCAACCAGCACATCACGCTGGGCGCGCAGGCGTTGTACGACCGGGACGTCGTCGCCGCGCGCAAGCACTTCGAGGACCTCGAACAGGCCGCGCTCGCCGCCGAACCCGCCGATCGCGAACAGATGAACGCCTCCGCCGAACTGGGCCTGGCGCTCGCCGCGTGGATCGAGGACCGCCCGGACTCGGGCAGCCACGTCGACGCGCTGCTGACCTCGGTCGCACGGCGGCTCGACCCGGACGGGCCCACCGAGCTGCCGTGGCCGGATGACGCCCTCACGGCGAGCGTGGCCGACCGGCTGGCCGCGATGCACGAGGGCGGCGGCGAGCCGTCCGCGCTCGACCGCACGCTGCGCGACGTCCACCTGCTGCGAGCCGCGGCCCTGCTGCGGCGCTGGGCGGCCGACCCGAAGGCCGCCGCCAAGGTCGACGCCCGGCTGGCCGAGGTGCTGGGCAGGCTAGGCGCGGCGCGGGAACGTGATCCCGAGTTCAGCGACACCTACCTGACGGCCGGGCTGCTCAGGTACTACCTGGCGGGGAGCGACGCCGCCAGGGAAGAGGCCGCCGCGATCCTCCAGCACGCGCAGCTCCTCGGCGTCCGCGACCCGGAGGTGCTCGGCATCCTCAACCGGGAAGCCCGTCGCAGCCGCGCCAATCGCGACGCGGTCGACGCCTACCTCCAGGTGCTCGACCGCTACGTCGAGGACGGTTCGGTGCGCGAACAGGTCCGCGCCGACCTGGTCCGCAGGCTGTCGCGCTACCGCAAGGTCCGCGACTGGGACAGCAGGCCGGAGATCGTGCAGGTGCGCGTGGTGGCGCCGACCGTCGCCGAGATGAACGACCGCTCCGAACTGCTGCGCGAACGGGTGGGCCAGCTCCTCTCGGCCACGGGCGGCGATCTCGCGGGCGCCCGCGACCTGGTGCTGCGCCTCGAAGCCGACAGCAGGCAACTGTCCGAGCAGGCCCGGTCCGTCGAGCAGAAGGAAGCCGACCTGCTGGTCCTGCTCGGCGACCGGCTCCTCGGCGACTACGACGACTCCTGA